The following proteins are encoded in a genomic region of Periophthalmus magnuspinnatus isolate fPerMag1 chromosome 23, fPerMag1.2.pri, whole genome shotgun sequence:
- the map1b gene encoding microtubule-associated protein 1B, producing the protein MATLVQSADAMENLFTPSNIESTSTSSCPSQHFNDSKFYLLVVIGEVVTEEHLKCAIADIEKGIRSWDTNLVDCNLDQELKLFVSRHSARFSADVRGQRILHHKSNVLETVVLINPSDEAVSTEVRLMISDTSRFKLLVLSGQCSENTGELILQSGSFSFYNFIDIFTDQEIGELLSTIHPANKANLTLSCPDQGDWKNSNLDKHNLQDFINMKLNSALILPEMEGLSEFTEYLFESVEIPAPFDLLEPPTSGGFLKLSKPCCYIFPGGRGDSALFAVNGFNMLINGGSDRKSCFWKLVRHLDRVDSILLTHIGDDNLPGINSMLQRKMAEIEEEQSQGSTANSDWTNNMISPDIGVVFVNLPENLTNAEPNSRMRRTLDEIATTQQLLAKLNLRIESLQRPVGNIIEPVILFQKMGVGKLEMYVLNPAKNSKEMQYFMKHWKGTEKDTASILLPNGKESEYPVSYLASISSLIVWHPANPSDKVVRVLFPGNATQQHILEGLEKLKHLDFLKQPIVTQKGMASSVPSTPTLKQTKMKHRADSKESLKSSAKPSPVKTGRKESKEETPEKVKTDVESSHEKTQKIEKKDKVVIKKMFDVEAKTKVASPVKTHTPEKKKSEIKPKTEKVLKKEPKKSLENKKETKKEAAKKDDIPKPAKKIVKKDIKKDSSVSEDKKEQKKDLKKPSKDAKKSAVEVKNVVSKPKTQKKETGTQSKLKEKNKSKVAKKESSTTSSKAEDITATVTEDPEVERSLMSSPEDLTKDFEELRAELLTEDEAAVQEHQIEEVMQKENVTQTKESPETLESVDEGITSTEVEEDSGVSPEEQMIKTRTSEKFEDEGTCVEETSEGGDFEEKVNIEEVCEPQNDEINNQKPPITQDELLEHPEEKCENTEDSGDLNKNVEVQPLEVVDVEQQLAPVSHKVSSPVSPAASIKDEMIPVGFESSASDEDRDEQPEDFTVTSGLTQSIIEISSVPTPLDDMSTPKDIMSDETANDDSPTQDAVILETSQSEEVDKQKLAPLQSEPENKKSLSDVTEGHDYNISASTISPCSLLEDDKLIKDFENKTECFVSVQESNDQDNDGPGEAHSPLSPFIRSPSVESKQSKVESSSNFAAAIELSTVLTKTSSEDKTVEESSSPQSSGHTPYYQSPVDEKADSIPLAGEEGGSQGPVIVEVTSDLEDSSNKVTLEPDEPPQLETNENVTCAPQNISQMSQPKDSKDATQVLTGQKKNGEHPPCAFSSSIYRHEPENNNSTTFKEESKMSISEGTTSDKSGTPLEEVVAEDTFSHLASASTASLATSSLPEPTTDSPSLHAEVGSPHSTEVDDSLSVSVVQTPTTFHEADGSPTKEDSPRPMSISPDISPKNKNQTHLDTRSPEHSTASADFGQESPDHSLALDFSKQSPEHPSLGSGSHATENGPTEIDYSPSDKKDITPAEEKPVLFEECDARTTSATPSEASQSTPSVTTPCQLADLTQDVTEKIDRSLDVPKTASMNISNEPSSMLIDPAAKDNLSPGSPSAEIVETKTDSQEKDKCPTSPSSLENSTLEKLSPSQELDKKSPSMQNIPSPTSLPFKFDQSICNVPCGSEDPATNRQNTCGASKTDVDLCLVASCEYRHPKTELSPSFMNPNPLEYFISEESTFEEEKPLAKSGGGSRPPGGKLTSKQCEETPPTSISESAPSQTDSDVPPGTEECPSITADANIDSEDDSETLPTDRTLTYRHADPPPMALKDSAPSPGQHDVCMVDPEALKAEENANTDESEKPKKKKFSKKSAPASKTVAPKAKDTKTVLHKKSIGEGKDAKNATNTSALRGVKSVTGNGKGSSGALLNCPPMYMDLVYIPNHCSAKNVNAEFFKNVRSSYYVISGNNQTAQEPSKAVLDALLEGKSKWEHNMQVTLIPTHDTDVLREWYQETHDKQQELNIMVLASSSTVVMQDESFPACKIEM; encoded by the exons ATGGCCACCCTGGTACAGTCCGCGGATGCGATGGAGAATCTGTTCACTCCAAGCAACATCGAATCCACGTCGACGTCCTCGTGTCCCTCACAACATTTTAATGACAGCAAATTTTACTTGCTGGTGGTGATCGGGGAGGTGGTCACAGAGGAGCATCTGAAGTGTGCTATTGCGGACATAGAGAAAG GAATCCGGTCATGGGACACCAACCTTGTCGACTGCAACCTGGACCAGGAACTCAAGCTGTTTGTCTCGAGGCACTCAGCTCGTTTTTCTGCAGATGTCAGAG ggcAGAGAATCCTTCACCATAAAAGCAATGTCCTGGAAACAGTGGTGCTCATCAACCCTTCAGATGAAGCAGTCAGCACTGAG gtTCGTTTGATGATTTCAGATACGTCTCGATTCAAGCTCCTTGTTCTCTCAGGACAGTGCTCTGAAAACACTGGGGAGCTTATTCTTCAGTCTGGATCATTCTCTTTTTACAACTTCATTGACATTTTCACTGACCAAGAA ATTGGTGAGCTCCTCAGCACTATTCACCCTGCGAACAAAGCAAACCTCACACTCTCCTGTCCAGATCAAGGTGACTGGAAAAACTCCAACCTGGACAAACACAATCTACAAGACTTTATCAACATGAAACTGAATTCCGCGCTCATACTTCCGGAAATGGAGGGTCTCTCGGAGTTCACAGAGTATTTATTTGAATCTGTCGAGATCCCAGCACCATTTGACTTGTTAGAGCCGCCAACATCAGGTGGTTTTCTGAAGCTTTCCAAACCATGCTGCTACATATTCCCTGGGGGTCGAGGTGACTCAGCTCTCTTTGCTGTAAATGGCTTTAACATGCTCATCAACGGTGGCTCAGACAGAAAATCATGCTTTTGGAAACTTGTGAGGCATCTGGACAGGGTTGACTCCATTCTTCTGACTCATATAGGAGATGATAACCTACCAGGCATTAACAGTATGCTACAGAGAAAAATGGCAGAAATTGAAGAAGAACAATCGCAAGGATCCACAGCAAACAGCGACTGGACAAATAACATGATTTCGCCCGATATTGGCgttgtgtttgtaaatctgcCTGAAAACCTGACTAATGCTGAACCAAACTCCAGAATGCGCAGGACTCTTGATGAAATTGCAACGACACAGCAGTTACTTGCGAAACTGAATTTGAGAATCGAGTCTTTACAAAGGCCTGTTGGAAACATAATTGAGCCGGTCATACTATTCCAAAAAATGGGCGTTGGAAAACTTGAGATGTATGTGTTGAATCCAGCAAAAAACAGCAAAGAGATGCAATACTTCATGAAACACTGGAAAGGCACTGAAAAGGACACTGCATCTATTCTCCTACCAAATGGGAAAGAGTCTGAGTACCCAGTTTCGTATTTGGCATCGATTTCCTCCCTCATTGTGTGGCACCCAGCAAACCCTTCTGATAAGGTTGTACGTGTTCTCTTCCCTGGTAACGCGACCCAGCAGCACATCCTTGAAGGGCTAGAAAAGCTGAAGCACTTGGACTTTTTAAAGCAACCAATTGTAACTCAAAAAGGAATGGCTTCTAGTGTGCCCTCAACACCTACTCTCAAGcaaaccaaaatgaaacataGGGCAGACAGCAAGGAGAGTCTTAAATCTAGTGCAAAACCATCACCAGTTAAGACAGGAAGGAAAGAGTCTAAAGAGGAAACTCCAGAAAAAGTCAAAACAGATGTAGAatcatcacatgaaaaaacacagaagattgagaaaaaagacaaagttgTTATCAAAAAAATGTTTGATGTAGAAGCAAAGACAAAGGTAGCATCACCAGTGAAAACTCATACCCCAGAAAAGAAGAAATCTGAGATTAAACCGAAAACAGAGAAGGTTTTAAAGAAGGAACCCAAAAAGTCACTGGAAAATAAGAAAGAGACCAAAAAAGAAGCTGCAAAAAAGGATGATATACCGAAACCAGCTAAGAAAATTGTCAAAAAGGACATCAAGAAAGATTCATCAGTGAGTGAGGAcaagaaagaacaaaagaagGATTTGAAGAAACCCTCCAAAGATGCAAAAAAAAGTGCAGTAGAGGTGAAGAATGTCGTATCAaaaccaaaaacacagaaaaaagaaacaggGACACAATCCAAACTGAAGGAAAAGAACAAATCAAAGGTGGCAAAGAAAGAGTCCAGCACAACCAGCAGCAAAGCAGAAGACATTACAGCTACAGTCACCGAAGATCCAGAAGTGGAGAGGTCACTGATGTCCTCACCAGAAGACCTAACTAAAGACTTTGAGGAACTCAGGGCAGAGCTGCTAACCGAAGATGAAGCTGCAGTTCAAGAACACCAGATAGAAGAGGTGATGCAAAAAGAGAATGTAACACAGACCAAAGAGTCGCCAGAAACATTAGAAAGTGTGGATGAGGGTATCACCTCGACTGAAGTTGAAGAAGACAGTGGTGTATCACCAGAAGAACAAATGATTAAAACCAGAACCAGTGAAAAGTTTGAAGATGAAGGAACTTGTGTGGAAGAGACATCTGAGGGAGGAGACTTTGAGGAGAAAGTTAACATAGAAGAAGTTTGTGAACCacaaaatgatgaaataaacaaccaaaagccACCTATTACTCAAGATGAACTCCTTGAACATCCTGaagagaaatgtgaaaatacTGAAGACAGTGgtgatttgaataaaaatgtagaaGTTCAGCCTTTAGAGGTTGTAGATGTAGAGCAACAGTTAGCACCAGTTTCACACAAGGTTTCTTCACCAGTTTCCCCAGCAGCATCAATCAAAGATGAAATGATTCCAGTTGGCTTTGAGAGCTCAGCTTCTGATGAAGATAGGGACGAACAACCAGAAGATTTCACTGTTACATCAGGCCTTACTCAGTCCATAATTGAGATCTCCAGTGTTCCCACCCCTTTGGACGACATGTCAACTCCCAAAGACATAATGAGTGATGAAACTGCTAATGATGACTCACCCACACAGGATGCTGTAATCCTGGAAACATCACAATCTGAAGAGGTTGACAAACAGAAACTCGCTCCTCTTCAAAGTGAGCCTGAAAACAAGAAATCCCTAAGTGATGTCACTGAAGGACATGATTATAATATCTCTGCTTCAACAATATCACCATGTTCATTATTAGAAGATGATAAACTGATAAAAGATTTTGAAAACAAAACCGAATGCTTTGTCTCAGTACAAGAGTCCAATGATCAAGATAATGATGGACCTGGTGAAGCCCATTCCCCTTTGTCCCCTTTCATACGGTCCCCCTCTGTGGAAAGCAAGCAAAGTAAAGTGGAAAGTTCTTCAAATTTTGCAGCTGCAATAGAACTGTCAACTGTACTGACAAAAACAAGTTCAGAGGACAAAACTGTGGAAGAGTCATCTTCTCCTCAATCTTCTGGTCACACACCTTACTATCAGTCTCCAGTTGATGAGAAAGCAGACTCTATTCCTCTAGCAGGTGAAGAGGGGGGATCGCAGGGTCCTGTTATTGTAGAGGTCACTAGTGATCTTGAGGATTCCTCAAATAAAGTTACTTTAGAGCCTGATGAACCACCACAGTTAGAGACTAATGAAAATGTGACATGTGCTCCACAAAACATATCTCAAATGTCTCAACCAAAAGATAGCAAGGACGCAACACAAGTTCTAACTggacaaaagaaaaatggagaACATCCCCCTTGTGCATTTTCATCATCAATATACCGACATGAAcctgaaaataataattctacAACATTTAAAGAAGAAAGTAAAATGTCTATTTCTGAAGGGACAACATCAGATAAGTCGGGCACTCCTTTGGAGGAAGTGGTAGCAGAAGATACATTCTCTCATTTGGCTTCAGCCTCCACAGCTTCGTTAGCCACAAGCTCCCTCCCAGAGCCCACCACTGACTCTCCTTCACTCCATGCAGAAGTTGGTTCTCCACATTCAACAGAAGTAGATGATTCACTGTCAGTTTCAGTGGTTCAGACCCCAACTACTTTTCATGAAGCTGATGGTTCTCCCACTAAAGAAGACAGCCCTAGACCAATGTCCATTTCTCCAGATATTTCACCAAAGAATAAAAACCAAACCCATCTGGATACAAGATCACCAGAGCACTCGACTGCGTCTGCTGACTTTGGGCAGGAGTCACCTGATCATTCACTTGCTTTGGACTTTAGTAAACAGTCACCAGAGCATCCATCACTTGGGAGTGGCTCACATGCTACAGAGAATGGCCCAACTGAGATTGATTACAGTCCATCAGACAAAAAAGATATCACGCCAGCAGAGGAGAAACCAGTGCTTTTTGAAGAATGTGATGCCCGTACAACCTCTGCTACACCCTCAGAAGCCTCTCAGTCCACCCCTTCTGTCACTACCCCTTGTCAGTTGGCAGATTTGACACAAGATGTGACTGAAAAGATAGATAGGTCTCTAGATGTGCCAAAGACAGCATCTATGAACATATCAAATGAACCATCTTCAATGCTCATTGATCCAGCAGCTAAAGACAACCTCAGCCCTGGGTCACCTTCTGCAGAAATTGTTGAAACAAAGACAGATAGTCAAGAAAAGGATAAATGCCCCACATCCCCATCTTCACTGGAGAATAGTACATTAGAAAAACTTTCACCATCACAAGAATTGGACAAAAAGTCTCCTTCCATGCAAAACATTCCTTCCCCCACTAGTCTTCCTTTTAAATTTGACCAAAGCATTTGCAATGTTCCTTGTGGCTCTGAGGACCCAGCTACCAACAGACAAAATACTTGTGGTGCATCTAAAACAGATGTTGATCTCTGCTTGGTTGCATCTTGTGAGTACCGTCACCCAAAGACAGAACTGTCCCCATCTTTCATGAACCCAAATCCCCTGGAATATTTTATTAGTGAAGAAAGCACATTTGAGGAAGAAAAGCCGCTAGCCAAATCTGGAGGTGGTTCCCGACCTCCAGGAGGGAAACTGACTTCTAAGCAGTGTGAAGAGACCCCACCCACATCCATCAGTGAATCTGCACCCTCACAGACAGATTCAGATGTGCCCCCCGGGACAGAGGAGTGTCCTTCAATCACTGCAGATGCTAACATAGACTCTGAAGATGACTCTGAAACGCTGCCCACTGACAGGACCCTGACATACAGACACGCAGATCCCCCTCCAATGGCACTCAAGGACTCAGCTCCATCACCTGGCCAACATGATGTGTGTATGGTGGATCCTGAAGCTCTTAAGGCTGAAGAAAATGCCAACACAGATGAGAGTGAAAAGcccaaaaagaaaaagttttcaAAAAAATCTGCACCTGCGAGTAAGACTGTGGCTCCAAaggccaaggacacaaagacggTACTGCACAAGAAAAGTATAGGTGAAGGAAAAGATGCCAAAAATGCAACCAATACTTCAGCTTTAAGAGGTGTAAAAAGTGTCACTG gaaaTGGAAAGGGATCGAGTGGAGCTCTGCTCAACTGTCCACCAATGTACATGGATTTGGTGTACATACCTAATCACTGCAGTGCCAAGAATGTAAACGCTGAATTCTTTAAGAATGTGCGATCCTCATACTATGTTATCAGTGGCAACAACCAGACTGCTCAGGAGCCCAGCAAGGCTGTCCTTGATGCTCTGCTAGAAGGAAAGTCCAAATGGGAACACAATATGCAG GTTACTCTAATTCCAACACATGACACTGATGTCCTGAGGGAGTGGTATCAGGAAACTCACGATAAACAACAGGAACTGAACATCATGGTTCTGGCCAGCAGCAGCACTGTTGTCATGCAGGATGAGTCCTTTCCAGCGTGTAAAATAGAAATGTAG
- the ptger4b gene encoding prostaglandin E receptor 4 (subtype EP4) b, translated as MNPTEAPRRFQPPTIPSIMFIFGVVGNVIAIVVLRISRKEQKETTFYTLVCGLAVTDLLGTLLVSPVTIATYMKGAWPGEEPLCQYYAFILLFFFLVQLGIVFAMSVERYLAINHALYYNQYVNQKLAAVTLLAIYVFSAFTCAMPSLGLGQVKLQTPGTWCFIDWHSNDTSTATYNLVYAGLNSVIVLATVTCNVLVCGALIVMHKRFIRRTSLGADPRRAAEIRSSRRSFRRLAGAEIQMVILLIATSAVVLICSIPLVLRIFENQMHQKENPRFDLLAVRMASINPILDPWVYILLRKTVFLKLMEKIKCVFCKMGGRGRRGGGRFRCEDGRLSSSIVSRDSPSLVTRDLREFASTSQICLHTLERTSLHSCSGGTAGDAGSPSGSPTDTKASAVEEVRGVGRGFLGKDTEDAFHIKEVPVDSMLYVTFTDESNDVQEKCI; from the exons ATGAACCCCACCGAGGCGCCGCGCAGGTTCCAGCCGCCGACCATCCCGTCCATAATGTTCATTTTTGGGGTGGTAGGAAACGTCATTGCCATCGTTGTGCTCCGCATATCCCGCAAGGAGCAGAAGGAGACGACTTTCTACACTCTGGTGTGCGGGTTGGCGGTCACAGACCTGCTGGGGACGCTGCTCGTCAGCCCCGTTACCATCGCCACTTACATGAAGGGCGCGTGGCCCGGAGAGGAGCCTTTGTGCCAATATTACGCGTTTATTCTGCTCTTTTTCTTCTTGGTGCAGCTCGGTATCGTGTTTGCTATGTCTGTTGAGCGGTACCTGGCCATTAACCACGCACTATACTACAACCAGTATGTGAACCAGAAACTGGCTGCGGTCACTCTTTTGGCCATTTACGTGTTCAGCGCGTTCACGTGCGCAATGCCCAGTTTGGGGCTGGGACAGGTCAAACTGCAAACACCCGGGACATGGTGCTTCATAGACTGGCACAGTAATGACACCTCCACTGCCACTTATAACCTGGTGTACGCCGGGCTGAACTCGGTCATAGTGCTGGCCACTGTCACCTGTAACGTGCTCGTGTGCGGCGCGCTCATTGTGATGCACAAGCGCTTCATCCGCCGCACATCTCTGGGCGCAGACCCCAGGCGCGCAGCGGAgatcaggagcagcaggagaaGCTTTCGCAGACTGGCAGGGGCTGAGATTCAGATGGTTATTCTCCTCATAGCCACATCTGCAGTGGTTTTGATCTGCTCCATACCTTTAGTG CTACGGATCTTTGAAAACCAGATGCACCAAAAGGAGAATCCTCGCTTCGACCTTCTGGCCGTGCGCATGGCGTCCATCAATCCTATTCTCGATCCCTGGGTCTACATTCTGCTACGGAAGACTGTGTTTCTCAAACTCATGGAGAAAATAAAGTGCGTGTTCTGTAAAATGGGGGGCCGTGGCCGCAGAGGAGGTGGCAGGTTTCGTTGTGAGGATGGACGCCTCTCTTCCTCCATTGTTTCCCGGGACTCTCCGTCTCTAGTGACCCGTGACTTAAGGGAGTTTGCGAGCACCTCACAGATCTGCCTGCACACCCTGGAGAGAACTTCACTGCACTCATGCTCTGGAGGGACGGCCGGAGACGCGGGGTCACCATCTGGTTCACCAACAGACACAAAGGCCAGCGCTGTGGAGGAGGTCAGGGGCGTAGGGAGGGGGTTTTTAGGAAAGGACACAGAGGATGCATTCCACATAAAGGAAGTTCCTGTTGACTCCATGCTGTATGTCACCTTCACTGATGAGTCCAACGACGTTCAGGAAAAGTGCATCTAG
- the ptcd2 gene encoding pentatricopeptide repeat-containing protein 2, mitochondrial, translating into MAQGRLFKCARSLFYEPCKGVLCGFLHSDWRQSCVQARRHLLTEDVIKLQEFQQKKLAVAHLITRSEGNFIELFNKKLQRSELILQDELKLLLHLCQSPDDMVVARDAIYRYHSENPNFAHGEFRFGPLFMRLCYELGLEEMAAATIKDKRLEGFFNDSTSFNIAVDMLFTKGAYESALEVLRTMQIHNIQFNKDTLILAFGTCYKLSTPESYKICTTLIEESQSKGRLIPRQAYSFAIALALNQNDIDMAQSLYSQIMNAEGRLCKNLKILLLANSGELEELTSILYAALHKTPAFIKKTEFTQDVVDVVRFQCEGGPYMREINQILFQLEQAGQVIQQSLDDLLCHTPSGKKKQWPIMHDNRRISSRRTLKPLNSSLLSD; encoded by the exons ATGGCGCAGGGAAGACTGTTCAAATGTGCTCGGTCCTTATTTTATGAGCCTTGTAAAGGAgtactttgtggatttttgcACTCAGACTGGAGGCAAAGCTGTGTTCAag CCAGACGTCATCTTTTGACAGAAGACGTGATCAAACTACAAGAATTTCAGCAGAAAAAGTTGGCAGTGGCTCATCTAATAACTAGATCAGAAG gaAATTTCATTGAGCTCTTTAATAAAAAGTTGCAGAGAAGTGAACTGATCCTGCAGGATGAGCTAAAGCTTCTTCTGCACCTGTGCCAGTCACCTGATGATATGGTTGTGGCCAGAGATGCCATTTACAG GTACCATTCAGAGAACCCAAACTTTGCACATGGAGAGTTTCGGTTTGGTCCTCTTTTTATGAGACTGTGCTATGAACTTGGTTTGGAAGAGATGGCTGCTGCAACAATTAAAGATAAA AGATTGGAAGGGTTCTTTAATGACTCCACATCCTTTAACATCGCGGTAGACATGTTATTTACAAAGGGTGCCTATGAAa GTGCCCTGGAAGTACTTAGAACAATGCAAATCCACAACATACAATTTAATAAAGACACACTGATACTAGCATTTGGCACGTGTTATAAACTG agcACACCAGAATCCTACAAGATCTGCACTACTTTGATAGAGGAAAGCCAAAGCAAAGGGCGCTTAATCCCCAGACAGGCTTACTCCTTTGCCATAGCTTTGGCGCTTAACCAG AATGACATTGATATGGCACAATCTTTGTATTCCCAAATAATGAATGCAGAGGGAAGGTTATGCAAAAATTTGAAG aTCCTACTACTAGCCAACTCAGGGGAGTTAGAAGAACTTACCTCAATTCTTTATGCTGCTTTGCATAAGACTCCTGCATTTATTAAAAAGACAGAATTTACTCAAGACGTG GTGGATGTAGTACGATTCCAATGTGAAGGTGGACCCTATATGAGAGAAATTAACCAAATATTGTTTCAGCTTGAACAGGCTGGCCAGGTCATTCAACAGTCTCTTGATGATCTACTTTGCCACACCCCctcagggaagaaaaaacaaTGGCCAATAATGCACGATAATCGAAGGATTTCAAGCCGACGGACTCTTAAGCCACTTAATTCCTCTTTGCTGTCTGATTAA
- the cacfd1 gene encoding calcium channel flower homolog produces MSSEETGAAAKPAPEDDGMTWWYRWLCKIAGVLGGISCATAGVWNCVTINPLNIAAGVWMVLTACVLFLCEVPFCCQFVEFANAIAARADRLKPWQKALFYCGMAIFPVILRFNFTTLFGNAIAFATGVLYGLASLGKKGDAVTYARLQHQKQGDEEKITNGAPE; encoded by the exons atgagcTCAGAAGAGACTGGAGCGGCCGCCAAACCCGCTCCGGAGGATGACGGCATGACCTGGTGGTACCGATGGCTCTGCAAAATAGCTGGAGTTCTGGGAGGGATCT CTTGTGCCACTGCAGGAGTGTGGAACTGTGTCACTATTAACCCTTTAAATATTGCTGCTGGAGTGTGGATGGT gttGACTGCTTGTGTATTGTTTCTGTGTGAAGTCCCCTTCTGTTGCCAGTTTGTAGAGTTTGCTAATGCGATAGCAGCTCGTGCAGACCGACTCAAGCCTTGGCAAAAGGCACTATTCTACTGTGG GATGGCTATATTCCCAGTAATCTTGCGTTTCAATTTTACTACACTGTTTGGAAACGCCATTGCCTTTGCAACAGGAGTTCTGTATGGTCTTGCATCCTTAGGCAAAAA AGGGGACGCTGTGACTTATGCCAGACTTCAGCACCAGAAACAGGGAGATGAAGAGAAGATAACAAATGGAGCTCCTGAATAA